Proteins found in one Thalassomonas actiniarum genomic segment:
- the atpA gene encoding F0F1 ATP synthase subunit alpha, with translation MQLNSTEIAELIKKRIEQFDVVSEARNEGTIVSVTDGIIRIHGLADVMQGEMIELPGSRYAIALNLDRDSVGAVVMGPYADLAEGVKVKGTGRILEVPVGRGLLGRVVNTLGEPVDGKGPIENDGFSPVEVVAPGVIDRKSVDQPVQTGIKSIDSMIPIGRGQRELIIGDRQIGKSAIALDAIINQKDTGIKCVYVAIGQKASTVANVVRSLEEHGALANTIVVVASASEAAALQYLAPYSGCSMGEYFRDRGEDALIVYDDLSKQAVAYRQISLLLRRPPGREAYPGDVFYLHSRLLERAARVNEEYVERFTKGEVKGKTGSLTALPIIETQAGDVSAFVPTNVISITDGQIFLEADLFNSGIRPAVNAGLSVSRVGGAAQTKIIKKLGGGIRLALAQYRELAAFAQFASDLDDATRAQLEHGQRVTELMKQKQYSPLSVADTAVSLFAAEKGFLNDVALDKINDFEAALHTYVNNENAELMAKINETGNYDKDIEAGLAKALESFKATQTW, from the coding sequence ATGCAACTGAATTCCACTGAAATCGCCGAACTGATCAAAAAACGTATTGAACAGTTCGACGTTGTCAGCGAAGCTCGCAACGAAGGTACTATCGTTTCTGTAACTGACGGTATCATTCGCATCCATGGCCTTGCCGATGTAATGCAAGGTGAAATGATCGAACTTCCTGGTAGCCGCTACGCTATCGCGTTAAACCTTGACCGTGATTCGGTCGGTGCGGTAGTTATGGGTCCATATGCTGACCTGGCTGAAGGCGTAAAAGTTAAAGGTACTGGCCGTATTTTGGAAGTACCTGTAGGTCGTGGCTTATTAGGCCGCGTAGTTAACACTCTTGGTGAGCCAGTAGACGGAAAAGGACCCATCGAAAACGATGGTTTCTCTCCAGTTGAAGTCGTAGCCCCAGGTGTTATCGACCGTAAATCTGTTGACCAGCCGGTACAAACGGGTATCAAGTCTATCGACTCCATGATCCCAATCGGTCGCGGTCAGCGTGAATTGATCATTGGTGACCGTCAAATCGGTAAATCTGCCATTGCGTTAGATGCCATCATCAATCAAAAAGACACAGGCATTAAATGTGTTTACGTAGCCATCGGTCAGAAAGCTTCTACCGTAGCCAACGTAGTACGCAGCCTTGAAGAGCACGGTGCTCTGGCCAACACTATTGTTGTGGTTGCTTCTGCTTCTGAAGCCGCTGCCCTGCAATACTTAGCGCCTTACTCAGGTTGTTCTATGGGTGAATACTTCCGTGACCGCGGTGAAGATGCGTTGATCGTATATGATGATCTGTCTAAGCAAGCTGTTGCTTACCGTCAGATTTCATTGCTACTTCGTCGTCCGCCGGGCCGTGAAGCTTACCCGGGTGACGTTTTCTACCTTCACAGCCGTCTGCTAGAACGTGCTGCTCGTGTAAACGAAGAATACGTAGAGCGTTTCACTAAAGGTGAAGTAAAAGGTAAGACAGGTTCTTTAACCGCCCTGCCTATCATCGAAACTCAAGCCGGTGACGTATCTGCGTTCGTACCGACTAACGTAATTTCGATCACCGATGGTCAGATCTTCCTTGAAGCTGATTTATTCAACTCGGGTATCCGTCCTGCTGTTAACGCGGGTCTGTCGGTATCTCGTGTTGGTGGTGCTGCACAAACGAAAATCATCAAGAAACTTGGTGGTGGTATCCGTTTAGCACTTGCTCAATACCGTGAATTAGCGGCGTTTGCCCAGTTCGCTTCCGATCTTGATGACGCGACGCGTGCCCAGTTAGAGCATGGTCAGCGTGTTACTGAATTGATGAAGCAAAAGCAATACAGCCCGTTATCTGTTGCTGACACCGCAGTGTCTTTATTCGCTGCTGAAAAAGGTTTCTTAAACGACGTTGCCCTTGACAAAATCAATGATTTTGAAGCGGCGTTGCATACCTATGTCAACAACGAAAACGCTGAGCTGATGGCTAAGATCAACGAAACTGGTAACTACGATAAAGATATCGAAGCTGGACTTGCTAAAGCCCTTGAGTCATTCAAGGCTACGCAAACCTGGTAA
- a CDS encoding energy transducer TonB: MKLFFAFILMLPAIGFAETVSNEKTCEVVAKHRVAPKYPIEAARKWLSGWVSFSFTVETDGQVTDISLLDYEGHRGFIKTGRRALSQWRYEITEIAGKKTERCEGMSVRLDFIIESIDGVMRAGRDFKKAYAEIEQLITDEALTEAKVKIVALQEKRRFSKIESVWYAMLQAHYYQASGDIQAQITSLIAATNVSDDGYLNGRQYLDNNNYVIALYDLYMLELAQKQYYRALTTVHYLIKAAQEYDEDWVKRLTESKNKILQLINSDRVIKVPGKLSKGNPWHHKLARSSFSIENIQGRLGDVHLSCESYDKKYPLAAGVIVKIPEEVHFCSVNIDGEDGAFFEIWEQASH, from the coding sequence ATGAAATTATTTTTTGCTTTTATCTTAATGCTGCCTGCTATTGGTTTCGCTGAGACCGTATCGAATGAAAAAACCTGCGAGGTCGTTGCTAAGCACAGAGTTGCGCCCAAATACCCGATCGAAGCTGCACGCAAATGGCTATCTGGCTGGGTATCCTTTAGTTTTACTGTTGAAACCGATGGCCAGGTGACGGATATCAGCCTGCTGGACTATGAAGGACATAGAGGTTTTATAAAAACAGGACGCAGGGCTTTGTCCCAGTGGCGTTATGAAATAACTGAAATTGCCGGTAAAAAAACTGAGCGCTGTGAAGGTATGTCTGTTCGGTTAGATTTTATTATTGAGTCAATTGATGGCGTGATGAGAGCGGGCCGAGACTTTAAAAAGGCCTATGCCGAGATTGAACAATTGATTACCGACGAGGCGTTAACCGAGGCCAAGGTGAAAATAGTGGCATTACAGGAAAAGCGGAGATTCAGCAAAATAGAATCTGTTTGGTATGCCATGCTGCAAGCCCATTATTATCAGGCAAGCGGAGATATTCAGGCGCAAATCACCAGCTTGATCGCTGCAACCAATGTTTCGGATGACGGCTATCTTAATGGCCGTCAATATCTGGATAACAATAACTATGTTATTGCCCTGTACGATTTGTATATGCTGGAGCTGGCGCAAAAGCAATATTACCGCGCGTTAACCACAGTGCATTATCTGATCAAAGCGGCGCAAGAGTATGATGAAGACTGGGTTAAGCGTTTAACCGAGAGTAAAAATAAAATTCTCCAGCTGATAAACAGTGACCGAGTGATTAAAGTTCCCGGCAAGCTCAGCAAAGGCAACCCCTGGCATCACAAACTGGCCCGCTCGTCTTTTTCAATTGAAAATATCCAGGGGCGGCTGGGGGATGTTCATTTAAGCTGTGAATCTTATGATAAAAAATACCCGCTTGCTGCAGGTGTTATTGTGAAAATACCTGAAGAGGTTCACTTTTGCAGCGTTAATATTGACGGGGAAGACGGCGCTTTTTTTGAGATATGGGAGCAGGCAAGTCATTGA
- the atpD gene encoding F0F1 ATP synthase subunit beta, with protein MSTGKVVQIIGAVVDVEFPQDAVPQVYDALNVTEGDLSGLVLEVQQQLGGGVVRAIAMGSSDGLRRGLNVVNTGESIKVPVGVETLGRIMNVLGEPIDEAGPIGEKETWSIHREAPAYAEQAVSNELLETGIKVIDLVCPFAKGGKVGLFGGAGVGKTVNMMELIRNIAIEHSGYSVFAGVGERTREGNDFYHEMNDSNVLDKVSLVYGQMNEPPGNRLRVAMTGLTMAEKFRDEGRDVLFFVDNIYRYTLAGTEVSALLGRMPSAVGYQPTLAEEMGILQERITSTNKGSITSIQAVYVPADDLTDPSPATTFAHLDATVVLSRSIAELGIYPAIDPLDSTSRQLDPLVVGAEHYEVARGVQSVLQRYKELKDIIAILGMDELSEEDKQTVSRARKIQRFLSQPFFVAEVFTGSPGKYVSLKDTIAGFKGILAGEYDELPEQAFYMVGSIEEAAEKAKNM; from the coding sequence ATGAGTACAGGTAAAGTCGTCCAAATCATTGGCGCAGTTGTGGATGTTGAATTTCCACAAGATGCTGTACCTCAGGTATATGACGCATTAAATGTAACTGAAGGTGACCTTTCAGGTTTAGTACTTGAAGTACAACAGCAGCTTGGTGGCGGTGTTGTACGTGCAATTGCTATGGGTTCATCTGACGGTTTGCGTCGTGGTCTGAATGTAGTAAATACAGGCGAATCTATTAAAGTTCCAGTTGGTGTAGAGACCCTAGGTCGCATCATGAACGTATTAGGTGAGCCAATTGATGAAGCAGGTCCAATCGGTGAGAAAGAGACATGGTCTATTCACCGTGAAGCCCCAGCTTATGCTGAGCAAGCAGTATCAAACGAATTATTAGAAACAGGTATCAAAGTAATCGACTTGGTTTGTCCATTCGCTAAGGGTGGTAAAGTTGGATTGTTCGGTGGTGCCGGTGTTGGTAAAACCGTTAACATGATGGAGCTTATCCGTAACATCGCGATCGAACACAGTGGTTACTCTGTATTCGCCGGTGTTGGTGAGCGTACTCGTGAAGGTAACGATTTCTACCACGAAATGAACGACTCTAACGTACTTGATAAAGTATCGTTAGTTTACGGTCAGATGAACGAGCCACCGGGTAACCGTTTACGTGTTGCGATGACCGGTCTTACAATGGCGGAAAAATTCCGTGACGAAGGTCGCGATGTATTATTCTTCGTTGATAACATCTACCGTTACACACTTGCCGGTACCGAAGTATCTGCACTATTAGGTCGTATGCCATCTGCGGTAGGTTACCAGCCTACGCTGGCTGAAGAAATGGGTATCCTTCAGGAACGTATTACTTCAACCAACAAAGGTTCAATCACTTCAATCCAGGCGGTATACGTACCGGCGGATGACTTGACTGACCCTAGCCCGGCAACAACCTTTGCTCACTTGGATGCAACCGTTGTACTTTCACGTTCAATTGCTGAATTGGGTATCTACCCGGCGATCGACCCGTTAGATTCAACTTCTCGCCAGCTTGACCCGTTAGTGGTTGGTGCTGAGCACTATGAAGTGGCTCGCGGCGTTCAGTCAGTATTACAACGTTATAAAGAACTTAAAGATATCATCGCTATCCTGGGTATGGACGAGCTTTCTGAAGAAGATAAGCAAACCGTATCTCGTGCCCGTAAGATCCAGCGTTTCTTATCTCAGCCGTTCTTCGTTGCTGAAGTATTCACAGGTTCTCCTGGTAAGTACGTATCGCTTAAAGACACTATTGCTGGCTTTAAAGGTATCCTTGCCGGTGAATACGACGAATTACCTGAGCAAGCTTTCTACATGGTTGGTTCTATTGAAGAAGCAGCTGAAAAAGCCAAAAACATGTAA
- the atpG gene encoding F0F1 ATP synthase subunit gamma has product MAGGKEIKSKIASVKNTQKITNAMEMVAASKMRKAQDGMAASRPYAENIRNVIGHIALGNLEYRHPYLEEREVKRVGYIVVSTDRGLCGGLNINLFKKVLADAAKWQQQEAEVEFAVVGSKATSFFNNMGAKVSAQVSGLGDEPSITDLIGSVKVMLNAYDNGEIDKLFVVYNKFVNTMTQKPSIDQLLPLPKSDDEEIKHRWDYLYEPDAKVLLEQLLVRYVESQVYQGVVENLACEQAARMIAMKAATDNAGDLIDDLQLVYNKARQAGITQELGEIVAGAAAV; this is encoded by the coding sequence ATGGCCGGTGGTAAAGAGATAAAATCTAAGATCGCGAGTGTTAAAAACACTCAGAAGATCACCAATGCTATGGAAATGGTTGCAGCCAGTAAGATGCGCAAAGCGCAAGACGGCATGGCTGCCTCTCGTCCATATGCAGAAAATATACGAAACGTGATCGGTCATATCGCGCTTGGTAACTTAGAATATCGCCATCCTTATTTGGAAGAGCGTGAAGTCAAGCGTGTAGGCTATATCGTCGTGTCAACAGACCGTGGTTTGTGTGGCGGCTTAAACATTAACTTGTTTAAGAAAGTCTTAGCAGATGCTGCCAAGTGGCAGCAACAAGAAGCCGAAGTTGAATTTGCCGTGGTTGGCTCTAAAGCCACCTCGTTTTTCAACAACATGGGCGCTAAGGTGTCAGCACAAGTTTCCGGTTTAGGTGATGAACCATCTATCACTGACCTTATCGGCAGTGTTAAGGTGATGTTAAACGCCTACGACAATGGTGAAATCGACAAGCTGTTTGTTGTTTACAACAAGTTTGTTAACACCATGACGCAAAAGCCGTCAATCGATCAACTTTTACCGTTACCGAAGTCAGACGATGAAGAAATAAAACATCGTTGGGATTACCTGTACGAGCCCGATGCCAAGGTTTTACTTGAGCAGTTGCTGGTTCGTTACGTTGAATCCCAGGTATACCAAGGCGTGGTTGAAAACCTTGCCTGCGAACAAGCCGCCCGTATGATTGCGATGAAAGCCGCAACCGACAACGCCGGCGACTTGATCGACGATTTACAACTGGTATACAACAAAGCACGTCAGGCAGGCATTACCCAGGAACTGGGTGAGATCGTCGCCGGTGCGGCAGCGGTATAG
- a CDS encoding F0F1 ATP synthase subunit epsilon: protein MALLTVNLNVVSAEENLFSGSIKSLQITGSEGELGIMPGHAPLLTSLKPGMARIVKSDDTEEVIYLSGGMLEVQPNNVTVLADVATRADDLDEQAAIEAKQRAEENISAGGADVDYAEVAAELARAVAQLRVIQSAKKKG, encoded by the coding sequence ATGGCGTTATTAACTGTAAATCTGAATGTGGTCAGTGCCGAAGAAAACTTGTTTTCCGGTAGCATCAAGTCACTGCAGATCACAGGTAGTGAAGGTGAGTTAGGTATTATGCCTGGTCACGCACCTTTACTGACCTCACTAAAACCTGGTATGGCACGCATCGTCAAAAGCGATGACACGGAAGAGGTTATCTATCTTTCCGGTGGCATGTTAGAAGTTCAGCCAAACAACGTTACCGTGCTTGCCGATGTGGCAACACGCGCCGACGATTTGGATGAGCAGGCGGCTATTGAAGCGAAACAACGTGCAGAAGAAAACATCAGCGCCGGCGGCGCCGATGTTGACTACGCCGAAGTTGCTGCTGAATTAGCCCGTGCTGTGGCGCAATTACGCGTCATTCAGTCTGCCAAGAAAAAAGGCTAA